The following are encoded in a window of Rosa chinensis cultivar Old Blush chromosome 4, RchiOBHm-V2, whole genome shotgun sequence genomic DNA:
- the LOC112196747 gene encoding 1-aminocyclopropane-1-carboxylate oxidase homolog 1 → MAATNKDDVSTNYDRKSELKAFDDTKEGVKGLVDAGIAEIPRIFYHPPDEYSINNTSDSEEAQFSIPVIDLKGLSDPTKRKEIVADVAEASESWGFFQIVNHGIPVDVLEEIKDGVRGFFEQDTEVKKQLYIRDNYSIPFVYNSNFDLYSAPVTNWRDTFRCNMTPTPKTEDLPEVCREILVEYSNPLMNLGKLLFELLSEALGLELSHLNDIDCNKGLLVIGHYYPACPQPELTIGTSKHADNSFITVLLQDNIGGLQVLQHNMWIDVPPVPGALVVNIGDFLQLISNDKFKSVEHRVLANHRGPRISVAGFFSTGLLPLTKLYGPIKELLSEDNPPKYRETTLRDYHAYYREKGLDGRSALSYYKL, encoded by the exons ATGGCAGCTACCAACAAAGATGATGTTTCTACCAACTATGATAGAAAAAGTGAACTGAAAGCTTTTGATGACACAAAGGAAGGTGTCAAAGGCCTTGTTGATGCTGGCATCGCCGAGATTCCTCGGATCTTTTATCATCCACCTGATGAGTACTCCATTAACAATACCTCTGATTCAGAAGAAGCCCAGTTTAGTATTCCAGTCATAGACCTCAAGGGCCTCTCAGATCCAACTAAACGAAAGGAGATCGTTGCAGACGTTGCAGAAGCATCAGAATCTTGGGGCTTTTTTCAAATTGTCAATCATGGAATACCTGTTGATGTGCTTGAGGAGATTAAGGATGGGGTACGTGGTTTCTTTGAGCAGGATACTGAAGTGAAGAAACAGTTATATATTCGTGATAACTACAGTATCCCATTCGTCTACAATAGCAACTTTGATCTGTATAGTGCACCAGTGACTAATTGGAGGGATACTTTTAGATGTAACATGACTCCTACTCCTAAGACAGAGGACTTGCCAGAAGTATGCAG AGAGATACTTGTTGAATACTCAAATCCACTAATGAATTTGGGGAAGCTATTGTTTGAGTTGTTGTCTGAGGCTCTTGGGCTAGAGCTAAGTCACTTGAATGACATAGATTGTAACAAGGGGCTTCTGGTTATAGGCCATTACTATCCTGCTTGTCCACAACCAGAATTAACAATAGGAACAAGCAAGCATGCAGATAATTCCTTCATCACTGTCCTTCTGCAAGATAATATTGGTGGTCTTCAAGTCCTTCAACATAACATGTGGATTGATGTACCCCCTGTACCGGGTGCCCTAGTGGTTAACATAGGAGATTTTCTACAG CTTATATCCAATGACAAATTCAAGAGTGTAGAACACAGGGTACTGGCAAACCATAGAGGTCCCAGAATATCGGTTGCGGGTTTTTTCAGCACTGGACTGCTGCCATTGACAAAGCTCTACGGACCAATTAAGGAGTTATTATCAGAAGACAATCCTCCAAAGTACAGGGAGACCACTTTAAGGGACTATCATGCATACTACAGAGAAAAAGGCCTTGATGGGAGGTCTGCGTTGTCTTATTATAAGCTTTGA
- the LOC112198717 gene encoding probable carboxylesterase 11, with amino-acid sequence MAPDQDDTKGDLSSSPQDEDVDDSASPFSTSDAVTSRLEKAIAASNPFDDGVATKEIHINPFTSLSIRIFLPESALNPSEPSSKPRRNSYGFSYGFSNVVEGLNLMAGVCSGVYRGYSPGQTKQEITATYSIKFESREANKSTSDVKSRVSPPISSSPMLYSTAPDNRYLPVFEDGLNWLGKQADITKITGRTESWSSLARWG; translated from the exons ATGGCCCCCGACCAAGACGACACCAAAGGCGacctctcctcctccccccAAGACGAGGACGTCGACGACTCCGCCTCTCCTTTCTCCACCTCCGATGCTGTCACCTCCCGACTCGAAAAAGCCATTGCAGCCTCCAATCCCTTCGACGACGGTGTCGCCACCAAGGAAATCCATATCAATCCTTTTACTTCTCTATCTATTCGAATCTTCCTCCCCGAATCCGCTCTCAACCCGTCGGAGCCCTCCT CCAAGCCGAGGAGGAACAGCTACGGCTTCAGCTATGGCTTCAGCAACGTCGTTGAGGGGTTGAATTTGATGGCCGGAGTATGCTCCGGGGTCTACAGAGGGTACTCGCCGGGTCAGACGAAGCAAGAGATTACAGCCACTTATTCGATTAAGTTCGAATCAAGAGAAGCCAACAAGTCCACCAGTGATGTGAAATCTAGAGTTTCGCCGCCGATCTCCTCTTCCCCAATGCTCT ATTCAACAGCTCCGGACAATAGGTACCTGCCAGTGTTTGAAGACGGGTTGAATTGGTTGGGGAAGCAGGCTGATATTACT AAGATAACGGGTCGTACTGAATCGTGGTCATCACTGGCGCGGTGGGGGTAA